A stretch of the Actinomycetes bacterium genome encodes the following:
- a CDS encoding ABC transporter substrate-binding protein has protein sequence PEHIWKDIEDPFNYSTEDALTGTGPFTLADYSPSEGSYLFEANQDYYGGKVNIDSIAFVKVVPETSASMLQSNNIDAAAIPADIADDTQQKGFILEQEPPVWAAKLLINHENNELLAREPVRQALAYAVNLEQIVEISQRGFAVKGSAGLMPPANSSWYNPEVFQYRFDRDKAKKILEEHGYQLKQDGYYYSGGRILKLELAVSQGDFERDAQIIKSNLEEAGIKIDLVSYEGKTLDSKIENWDFDLAISGHGGLGGDPEALNRVITGQDFNSVRYFKDEHLVNLLEAQVQEMDIRKRRQMVYQIQDLYSQHLPSITLYYAQWYWAHNQKADIFFTPGGIALGIPLPLNKIAFID, from the coding sequence TGCCTGAACATATCTGGAAAGATATTGAGGATCCTTTTAATTATTCCACAGAGGATGCGCTTACCGGAACCGGGCCTTTTACTCTGGCTGATTACAGCCCCAGTGAAGGTTCGTATTTATTTGAGGCCAACCAGGATTATTACGGAGGCAAGGTAAATATTGACAGTATTGCTTTTGTAAAAGTGGTTCCTGAAACTAGTGCTTCCATGCTGCAAAGCAATAATATAGATGCGGCGGCAATACCTGCGGATATAGCTGACGATACCCAGCAGAAAGGCTTTATTTTAGAACAGGAGCCTCCGGTATGGGCAGCAAAACTTTTAATAAACCATGAAAATAATGAATTGCTGGCCCGGGAACCGGTCAGGCAGGCCCTGGCTTATGCTGTTAACCTGGAGCAGATAGTAGAGATATCACAGAGAGGCTTTGCAGTAAAGGGAAGTGCCGGACTTATGCCTCCGGCAAACAGTTCGTGGTATAATCCGGAAGTTTTTCAGTACAGATTTGATAGGGATAAAGCAAAGAAAATTTTGGAAGAACATGGCTATCAGCTGAAGCAGGACGGCTATTATTATTCCGGAGGCAGGATATTAAAGCTGGAGCTGGCAGTAAGCCAGGGGGATTTTGAAAGGGATGCCCAGATAATTAAGAGCAATCTGGAAGAGGCAGGCATAAAAATAGATCTGGTAAGCTATGAAGGCAAAACCCTGGACAGCAAAATTGAAAATTGGGATTTTGACCTGGCCATAAGCGGCCATGGAGGTCTGGGCGGTGACCCGGAAGCCTTAAACCGGGTGATAACAGGGCAGGATTTTAACAGCGTAAGATATTTTAAAGATGAACATCTGGTAAATTTACTGGAAGCTCAGGTTCAAGAGATGGATATCCGGAAAAGAAGACAGATGGTTTATCAGATTCAGGACCTATATTCACAGCATCTGCCCTCAATAACCCTTTATTATGCACAGTGGTACTGGGCACATAACCAGAAAGCTGATATATTTTTTACCCCGGGAGGAATTGCGTTAGGCATACCCCTGCCTTTAAATAAAATAGCATTTATAGATTAG
- a CDS encoding ABC transporter permease — translation MKKRWTSYIIAFLVIISINFIAPRLLPGDPVSAIYGQEVLVKLPPEAVEYINHTYGLDRPAIVQYFDYLGSLFKGQLGYSYYHKAEVGSVLLSYLPYSLVLMGLAMIISNFLGVTAGIESGWRRGKILDRILLGTIMFSSSFPSFFVGALFLILLGSILGLLPVQGASTAYGGLTGLGFSIDFAKHLLLPLVSLVVVFLPSVYLLTRNSMVSNLSEPYILLARAKGLSARRIRYVHAGKNSLIPVATQAGINLGSRLVTGALFVEIVFSYPGMGTLIYNSILNRDYPMLQGSLLQVTVLVLLINFLADLMYVKLDPRIEYAY, via the coding sequence ATGAAAAAGCGTTGGACCAGTTATATAATCGCGTTTCTGGTAATAATCTCTATCAATTTTATAGCTCCCAGACTGCTTCCCGGGGATCCGGTAAGTGCCATTTATGGCCAGGAGGTTCTGGTAAAGCTGCCCCCTGAAGCAGTAGAGTATATCAACCATACCTACGGCCTTGACCGGCCGGCCATAGTTCAGTATTTTGACTACCTGGGTTCTCTGTTCAAAGGACAGCTGGGTTATTCCTATTATCATAAGGCAGAGGTGGGGTCGGTGCTTTTATCTTATCTACCCTATAGTCTGGTGCTTATGGGCCTGGCTATGATTATTTCCAATTTTCTGGGGGTTACCGCAGGGATTGAATCTGGATGGAGAAGGGGGAAAATCCTGGATAGAATCCTGCTGGGGACTATTATGTTTTCATCCAGCTTCCCCAGTTTTTTTGTAGGGGCTCTTTTTTTAATACTTCTGGGTTCCATCCTGGGGCTGCTCCCGGTGCAGGGGGCCAGTACTGCTTACGGCGGACTTACCGGACTGGGATTTTCCATTGACTTTGCTAAACATCTGCTGCTGCCTCTTGTCAGCCTGGTAGTGGTGTTTTTGCCCTCGGTATACCTGCTTACCCGGAATTCCATGGTATCCAATTTAAGCGAGCCCTATATACTGCTGGCCAGGGCCAAGGGGCTTAGCGCCAGGAGGATAAGATATGTCCACGCAGGAAAGAATTCCCTTATACCTGTTGCTACCCAGGCAGGCATAAACCTGGGTAGCAGGCTGGTTACCGGAGCCTTGTTTGTAGAGATAGTGTTTTCCTATCCGGGGATGGGTACCCTTATCTATAATTCTATACTTAACCGGGATTATCCCATGCTTCAGGGGAGCCTGCTGCAGGTTACGGTACTGGTGCTGCTGATAAATTTTTTGGCAGACCTTATGTATGTAAAACTGGACCCCAGGATAGAATATGCATATTAG